Proteins from a single region of Cupriavidus sp. MP-37:
- a CDS encoding class I adenylate-forming enzyme family protein yields MPPDRVPLTRISDIPRHWAAHTPGHVAVFEDGRTTTYAQLWAAIGEAQRYLQSQDVGTGDRVLVVAENCLAVITLVFALSELGAWPVVVNARLSEREIEVIRAHCRPRLMLFTHAASPDALRHGVRYRAREIAPAGLGPLMAGAVDETAAREPESLARDVAALIYTSGTTAQPKGVMVTHRGLLHFAEVTVASRRMQPDDCAYAVMPMSHVFGLGTLLISTLHAGASLYLCARFNAADLAAAIRDGAITLLQGVPTMFSRILAHVRASGAPLRPSPRLRYLYTGGGPLDPTLKRDVEAAFGQPLHHGYGMTEYAGTMFVTRMDRPRTDCAAGEIVAGADLQVVGPDGQPVPPGQPGELWIRGPGVMRGYYRAPDLTADALRPGGWLNTGDIGRLDADGALFIVGRTKDLIIRSGFTVYPIEVESVLNTHPSVRVSAVVGRPAADGNEEVIAFVEIRAGERFDAPALHDYLVGRLSPYKRPERIVRVAAMPTTASGKLLKHQLRQTLASQA; encoded by the coding sequence ATGCCACCGGACCGAGTCCCCCTCACCCGCATCAGTGACATCCCGCGCCACTGGGCCGCGCACACGCCCGGCCATGTCGCCGTGTTCGAAGACGGCCGGACCACCACCTATGCGCAGTTGTGGGCCGCTATCGGGGAAGCGCAGCGCTACCTGCAGTCGCAGGACGTGGGCACCGGCGACCGGGTGCTGGTGGTGGCCGAGAACTGCCTGGCGGTGATCACGCTGGTGTTCGCCTTGTCTGAGCTGGGCGCATGGCCGGTGGTGGTCAATGCGCGCTTGTCCGAGCGCGAGATCGAGGTGATCCGCGCCCACTGCCGCCCGCGGCTGATGCTGTTCACCCACGCCGCGTCGCCGGATGCGCTGCGCCATGGCGTGCGCTATCGCGCCCGGGAAATTGCCCCGGCCGGGCTGGGTCCGCTGATGGCCGGCGCCGTCGACGAGACCGCCGCGCGCGAGCCCGAATCGCTGGCGCGCGACGTGGCCGCGCTGATCTATACGTCGGGCACCACCGCCCAGCCCAAGGGGGTGATGGTCACCCACCGCGGCCTGCTGCACTTTGCCGAGGTCACCGTGGCCTCGCGCCGCATGCAGCCGGACGACTGCGCCTACGCGGTGATGCCGATGTCGCACGTGTTCGGGCTGGGCACCCTGCTGATCTCGACCTTGCACGCCGGCGCCAGCCTGTACCTGTGCGCGCGCTTCAACGCGGCGGACCTGGCCGCGGCGATCCGCGATGGCGCCATCACGCTGCTGCAAGGCGTGCCGACCATGTTCAGCCGCATCCTGGCCCACGTGCGGGCAAGCGGCGCGCCCTTGCGGCCGTCGCCGCGCCTGCGCTATCTCTACACCGGCGGCGGCCCGCTCGACCCCACGCTCAAGCGCGATGTCGAAGCCGCATTCGGCCAGCCGCTGCACCATGGCTACGGCATGACCGAGTACGCGGGAACGATGTTCGTGACGCGCATGGACCGGCCGCGCACCGATTGCGCCGCGGGCGAAATCGTCGCGGGCGCGGACCTGCAGGTGGTCGGGCCCGACGGCCAGCCGGTGCCGCCGGGACAGCCCGGCGAGCTATGGATCCGCGGGCCGGGCGTGATGCGCGGCTACTACCGCGCGCCCGACCTGACCGCCGACGCGCTGCGCCCCGGCGGCTGGCTCAACACCGGCGATATCGGGCGGCTCGATGCCGACGGCGCCCTGTTTATCGTCGGCCGCACCAAGGACCTGATCATCCGCTCGGGCTTCACCGTCTATCCGATCGAAGTCGAATCGGTGCTCAACACGCATCCGTCGGTGCGCGTGTCGGCCGTGGTTGGCCGGCCCGCGGCGGATGGCAACGAGGAGGTGATCGCCTTCGTCGAAATCCGCGCAGGCGAACGCTTCGACGCGCCGGCGTTGCATGACTACCTGGTCGGGCGCCTGTCGCCCTACAAGCGGCCCGAGCGCATCGTGCGCGTGGCGGCGATGCCGACCACGGC